atatatatatatatatatatatatatagtttctCCTTTTTCATACTTTTATCATTTTAATACTACAacatattttataattttaatattacaatagattattattatatttatttttaacttgAAATATTTTCTTTAATTTAAACTTTTAATGATTTTCTACTATATGGACAACAAAATTggtatagttttttattattagCATCATCATATGCCTATTATTATGTACGATTTGATAGTATTTCTTTCATCTCGAACAGGTCATGTATAGTTGATTTTTTTATCATCACAAACCGAACATATACCGACCAAATAACATCAGTATTCAAACGAGTCATATATAGTTATTTTTTTAACATCACAAACCGAATATATAACGACCAAACAACATCGGTAGCGGTACCATATTCGTTTTTATAGAATTCATGACCTGGCGGTATAAAATTCAATAAACACAAGGTAATATTCGCAATAAAGTATTTTTTGATATCGTAAGCTATATCGAGTGTCTGTACGATACCGGTATTGTAACGAAACAATACCGACCAAACAACACTAGTACCAGTAGCAGTATTCGTTTTTATTGGTTTTCAATCCATGTAAAAACGTGTTGATTAGCAGCGATTTCTATGTCGAGTGCCGCCGGTGTCGTATTGATAATGTAACGAACCAGACCGATAAAAAACAAAAGCCCATAGCGAAGCACGCAAAAATACCACTCCTATGTTATAAAAAAGAATATATTCCAAACTTAAGTACATAATAGCTTTGATTAAAAGTTTATGAAAACAAAAAAAGTTTAAATAATTGGTACACAAGGCACCAAACACAAAAGTAATCGACTTTTGActcttaattaataattattaccAATATATTCAAGAAAAAGAACACCATCCAAAGTGTTAGCTTCACATATCTGAGAGAGGTCTTGAGAAAACCGGTATACTTTGTGGGTGTCTAAAGAAATTTTCCGGATCAACTTTAGCCTTGATTCGGATCAACTTCTTAAAGTTCTCCCTTTTCCAATACCTTTCTCCCCATTCACTTGCTTCTTCATATGTAGCActatcaaaacccaaatcaaGATCATTGTAGTTCATATACGCCTCCCTCGGGTTACTTGTCACGTACGGCTCCAAAGTCTTATCAAAGCTTCGGAGCCAAGCTAACCGTCTGAGTGATATCAAGGTCTTGTCCGAAGGCTGATCCACGAAGTCCACCCTCTTGAACACTTGGTACAACACCCCAGCTCTATGGGGATACGGAATTGCTGTATCTGAGTACTCCTCCATCTTCCCACCAAATGTGTACATGAAGAGAGTCTGTGAGTTGTCGTTTTCAAACATCTTTCTCCAGAGCTTTCTTAGCCCGCTTTTGGGAATTGGAGTTCGGACATAGTCTGATTTTCCTTTGAAGCTCAACTTGGGGATTGCTGATCGGTTCGCTAGAACCGATGTCGGGGTAGAGATGTTAAAGCCTCCAAACTCAAGGGTAGTCTGGACCATTCGTACTTCTTGGCAGACTTCTCGTGTCACATTGAGCTCTGGGAAACTTTGGTTCAACAACGGAAGCAGTGTGTCAATATTGCCTTGATAAATACCGTGAAACAATATTCGTACGGTTTTCTGAGTGGTGTTGCCTATATACTCGGTGTTAAGCTGAACTCTGATGAGTAAATCACGATCAAATTTCGGTAACACGTATTGATATTTATGGAAAATGTCCGTCGCCCCTTGCTCCAGAGTATAACTCACACTGAAAAGAGTAACTCTTTCAGGCACCGGAACCAAATTGAGCTTCCACTGGAGAACAATTCCGAAACTGGAAGCACCACCGCCACGAAGCGCCCAAAACAAATCTTCGCCCATCGATTTCCTATCAAGAATGTTTCCATTAACATCCATGAAACGAATATCCAAAACATTATCGGCACCAAGCCCGTATTTCCTCAACAGGTTTCCATACCCACCACCGCTCAAAAACCCGCTAACACCCACACCGGCCCAAATACCAGCAGGAAAATACAAGGTGTCCGTTTTCTGAGAAATAGTGTAGTAGAGCTCACCAAGCAAAGCGCCACCCTGGACCAATGCGGTCCGGTTTTCGACGTTGATCTCTATAGCCCTCATGTTGACGAGATCAAGCATGACGAACGGAGCGTTCGCGGTGTATGAGTTGCCCTCGAAGTCATGACCACCGTCTCGGATCCTAAACTCATATCCGTGTTTCTTGGCGCATAAAAGAGCGGTTTGGATCTGTGTTTCATCGGTGGGAGTAACAATGACTGATGGTTTCGGAATGTAGGATTTGTTGAACCGAATAGGGTCGGCTGCAGCTTGCCAAATGGGTATGTAAGAAGTGTTGGCCGGGGTGAAAACGAGTTGAGAGATGGTGGTGACATTGTTGGAATTGGATTGGAGACAAGTTATGAAATCTTCGGAAGTTGAAGTAACATCGAAAATGGAAGACAATGCTCCAAATGAAACACAAAATGAAAGAGCGAGAACTAAGAGGAACACTGAACGAGAGTTATTCATGTTTTGTGGGTTTAGTGAGTCTATTAGCACGTAATGCGCCGATTTATATATAATGAACCCGAAGGCGATTGGGACGAAAAAGGGGGGGAAAGTGGGATGTTTTTTTCCTGGGAAATTACTAAAACAACCTTTTTGATCAAAAAAGACATCTAGCCTTTGACTTAAGTTCACACCGAAACAGCCATAAATTAAA
The Helianthus annuus cultivar XRQ/B chromosome 6, HanXRQr2.0-SUNRISE, whole genome shotgun sequence genome window above contains:
- the LOC110865144 gene encoding berberine bridge enzyme-like 8, with protein sequence MNNSRSVFLLVLALSFCVSFGALSSIFDVTSTSEDFITCLQSNSNNVTTISQLVFTPANTSYIPIWQAAADPIRFNKSYIPKPSVIVTPTDETQIQTALLCAKKHGYEFRIRDGGHDFEGNSYTANAPFVMLDLVNMRAIEINVENRTALVQGGALLGELYYTISQKTDTLYFPAGIWAGVGVSGFLSGGGYGNLLRKYGLGADNVLDIRFMDVNGNILDRKSMGEDLFWALRGGGASSFGIVLQWKLNLVPVPERVTLFSVSYTLEQGATDIFHKYQYVLPKFDRDLLIRVQLNTEYIGNTTQKTVRILFHGIYQGNIDTLLPLLNQSFPELNVTREVCQEVRMVQTTLEFGGFNISTPTSVLANRSAIPKLSFKGKSDYVRTPIPKSGLRKLWRKMFENDNSQTLFMYTFGGKMEEYSDTAIPYPHRAGVLYQVFKRVDFVDQPSDKTLISLRRLAWLRSFDKTLEPYVTSNPREAYMNYNDLDLGFDSATYEEASEWGERYWKRENFKKLIRIKAKVDPENFFRHPQSIPVFSRPLSDM